The segment CAATGTGGACACAGGAAATTACACGGAGGAGACTGTCCCCAGTCAGGACGGCGTGTTCACGGGGATGAGGGGAGGAACCTACCGGGTCACCCTCTATCAAATGAACAAGGGGAATATCTCGGGAGCGGTAACCGTGAAGACGGATAAGGGGACTTACTCAGACAATTTCTCCATCAGCAGCAGTCACACCTTGAGTCAACAAGTCACCGCCCCGGCGGGGTCGACAATCTCGGTCAAGTTGAGCTCGATCTCCCAGAGCCCCTACAATATCCGCATCCGTCTCACCAATGTGGCGACAGGAAACTATACAGAGGAGACGGTCCCGAGTCAGGATGGGGTGTTCACAGGAATGCGGGGAGGGACCTACAAGGTGACTCTCTATCAATTAAACTCCGGCCCCGTATCCGGAAAGGTGACCGTTTCAAATTATTAAATGTAAAAAAATCGCCGAACCCTTGCCGGGTCGGCGATTTTTTGCTGTTCCCGCCTCTTCTGTCGTGGTTCAGCACATGGTCAGGACCTGGTCACCGATAGAGGTTGAATCCGCCGCTGCGAAATTCCTCCGCTTTTTCCTCCATGCCCTGTTTGACGGCGTCATCGGGGAAGAGGCCCCGCTCTGCGGCATATTGACGAATATCCTGAGTGATGCGCATGCTGCAGAATTTCGGCCCGCACATGGAACAGAAATGAGCGGTTTTGGCCGGTTCGGCCGGAAGTGTTTCATCATGGAAAGAGCGTGCCCGTTCGGGATCGAGGGAGAGGTTGAACTGATCTTCCCAGCGAAACTCAAAGCGGGCTTTGGACAGGGCATCGTCCCGCATCTTGGCCCGGGGGAGACCTTTGGCCAAATCGGCGGCGTGAGCCGCGATTTTGTAAGCGATCACCCCTTCTTTCACATCTTCTTTGTTTGGAAGGCCCAAGTGCTCTTTCGGAGTCACATAACAGAGCATGGCCGTTCCGTGCCAGGCGATCAGGGCTGCCCCGATGGCTGAGGTGATATGGTCATATCCGGGGGCGATATCTGTGGTGAGGGGACCCAATGTGTAAAAGGGTGCTTCCTTACACAGTTGCTGCTGGATGTCCACATTGATTTTGATTTTGTCCATCGGAATGTGACCGGGACCTTCCACCATCACTTGAACATCGTACTCCCAGGCGATCCGGGTCAATTCCGCCAGTGTGTTCAATTCGGCGAATTGGGCTTCATCATTGGCGTCGGCGATGGAACCGGGTCTCAGGCCGTCTCCCAGGGAAACGGCGATATCATAGGATCTGAGTATCTCACAGATCTCCCGGAAACGGGTGTACAGGAAATTTTCTTGATGATGGGCGAGGCACCAGGCCGCCATGATCGAGCCTCCCCGGGAAACAATCCCCGTCACCCGATCCACTGTCAAGGGGATGTAACGCAAGAGTACACCTGCGTGGATCGTGAAGTAGTCCACCCCTTGTTCAGCCTGTTCGATCAAGGTTTCCCGATAAATCTCCCAAGTCAGTTTTTCCGGTTCCCCGTTTACCTTCTCCAGTGCCTGATAGATGGGGACGGTGCCGATCGGCACCGGGGAATTGCGCAGGATCCACTCCCTGGTGGTGTGGATGTTCTTTCCCGTGGACAAGTCCATGATCGTGTCGGCCCCCCATCGGGTGGCCCACACCATTTTTTCCACCTCCTCTTCAATGGAGGAAGTGACAGCGGAATTTCCGATATTGGCATTCACCTTCACGTGGAATTTCTTTCCGATGATCATCGGTTCCGTCTCCGGGTGATTGATGTTGGCAGGGATAATCGCACGTCCGGCAGCCACTTCACTGCGAACAAATTCGGGATCGACTCCTTCCCGCAGGGCGATAAACTCCATTTCGGGGGTGATGATCCCCCGGCGGGCATAGTGAAGCTGGGTCACGGTGCGACCGGGTTGGGCCCGGAGAGGTTTTCGTTTCGGTCCCGGCACAGGGGAGGATTCCTTTACCGCTGTCTTCAGTTCCTCTTCGTGGACCTCTGTGTCCTGCCGCTCCAAAATCCAGTTCCGGCGGAGCGGGGGAAGCCCTGTCTGTGGATTGGGGGATTGATCCGGGTCGGTGTAGGGACCGCTGGTGTCGTAAACATGAAGTGGTGGGTGATCCACCCTGCCCTGGGACTCAGTGGTGGTGGATTGGAGGCGGATTTCCCGCATGGGTACCCGGATGTCCTCCCGGGAACCGGTCAGATGGACTTTCCGACTGTTGGGGAAGGTGGTCTCCTGATCAGTCATCGGTTTACCTCCTCAAAGGGATCTGGCTCACTGCAGAACGGGGAGGAGGTCCTTGGTAAGACCGAGGGGTTTCCGAAGAGAGTGAAAATAAAAAAACCGCACTTCAGCGTACGGTCTGACGACGGAATCACAGCGATCCCTGTGACCCCGTTGATTTCCTACGCTGGCATTACCCAGATCAGGTTAAACGGTCGGCGTAGAGTTCCCGCCCTCTCAGCCTGGCTTCTCCAAGCTCCCGTGGAATATGCAGTTGCCTGTCATTATTGAAACATATTTTCCAAGGAGGATCAAGGATGGATCGGGAAATTTGACCTCCCCTCCCGCCTTCGCCTTGTCCCCGTAACCATTTCTCTTTTGATACGTCTATTGAAAAGAGGGGCTGGCTGATCCGCATCCGGTTCCTGTTTCCGGGGATGGGAACAGAGAGATGATCTTCCACCTCGCCGATGAAATAGGTTATGGTGAATGGAAGGGAAACAGGAGAGAGAAGGTGAATGCGCTTGCGAATCGAATGGACTCACGTAGATAAATGGGTTGGCACCGATGATGAACAAAAGGGAGGGGACCCATCCCGGCGACGGCGAAGGGGATTGTTGGACTTTACCGTCACCCTCAGGGAAGGGATTACGGTGGTGCTGGGTCCGGAAGCCTCGGGCAAGAGCACTCTTCTGCGGGTCACCTCCACTGTTTCCGTTCCCGATGACGGCAGGATCACTTATGTGTTGGACGACCAATCTTATGTCTGGTCCAGGCGGATGGCCGCCAAGGGAGGGGCTCCCCCCGTCGCATCCCTGCGACGGAAAATCGGTTACGTACCCCCGTACAGGAGACTCCAGATGGATCTCGGTCTGGAGGAATCCCTGGTGGACCTGGCTCTTTACCATGGGGTGTCCCATCCGAAGAGGCGGGCGGTGGAGACCGTCGCCCGGTGGGGATTGGCCGCATATCGGAGGCATCCCTTGCGGGAGTTGCCGGAGCACGTGGCCTCCCGCTACCTGATGGCCTCCAGCTTGGTGGGTGATCCCGTGCTCTGGGTGGTGGACGAGCCAAGTGCAGATCTGGAGGACTGGGGATATCGCCTGTTCCTGGCCGAATTGAAGCGGCGGCGCGGAAAAGGGATCACATTGATTGCCACCGATGATCTGGAATTGGCGGAAGAGGCTGATTACCTGCTCCTGATGGAATCAGGTTCATGTCGCCGCATCGGACAACGGAAACTGCTGACCTCCAGTGTGCCGGACGGGACCGTCGCTTCCTGGTATCAGGCGATGCAAACATTCACCGCACGAAAGACAACCCATAAAAGATGAGGAAGATGAACCCCGACTGTTGATCCAACAGAATGAGAATTGAAAAGACGCCCGAAGGTGAACCGATGGTTCCACCTGTCGGCGTTTTTTTTTGCAAAGGTTCTGCTGAAGTATGAAATTCCTTCCTGTTTCGGGATAGCCGGACGGGGTTTGGCGAAAATAATGATATCCAAAATGATGGGAGGATCGAAAATGAATAAAAAATGGCTGACCGGGATGTTGGCAGGCGTGATGTTTTGCGGATGGAGCTTTTTTACAAGTTCTGTTTACGCACATGATGACTCCGCAAAGGAGAAAAGCTCACCTTGTCCTCCCTTGAGCCAACAAGCGAAGCATTGGGGGATTGACACCCGGGGTAAAACGGATCTGGAGATCAAACGGGAGTTGCAGAAAAAATGGGAAAAACGAATCTTGGAACATGCCAAGAGGTGGGGGATCAACATTCAAGGCAAAACCAGGGAGCAAATTAAACAGGAATTGCGGAAGAAATGGAAGGAACAGGGTATGAAACCGAATGGAAAGTGGAGAGAACAAATCTTGGAACATGCCAAACGGTGGGGAATTGACACCCAAGGCAAAACCACGGAGCAAATCAGACAGGAACTGCGAAAAAGACGAAAGGAATGTGAGGAGTTTTACTTTAAAACCGGATGAAAAAGAGGGGTCAACCGTCGCTCACCGGCGTCGTCCCGCCTTAAACACGAAAATACCTTCCTCTTTTACTTATTGCGCCTCCGGGGTGCATTTTTTTTATGAATTCCGGAAGATGAGAGTTCCCTCTGCATAGGGTCAGAATTAGGGAGGAATACACCTAGGCGGGACGGACCATGGGCGGGGAGGAGAGATGCCGTTGGGATCATTAAAGGACGGGGAGATGATCCGGATCATTCGTACGGGTTTGACCCGAACCCATCATCCCCAAAAAGTGATCATCGTGGGAGCGGGGATGGCAGGTCTGGTGGCGGCATCTCTTCTGAAGGATGCCGGCCATCGTGTGGAGATTTTGGAAGCTTCCGGCCGAATCGGGGGCCGGATCCTGACCATCCGCTCCCCTTTCACTGACGGCCTGTATATGGAGGCGGGGGCGATGCGCATTCCCGGGAACCATTTTTTGGTGTTTGAGTATTTACGGAAATGGGGTTTGACGGTCACCCCCTTCCAAAATGATACTCCCATGGATCTGATTTGCGTCAACGGAGTCCGCATCCGGCAATGGGAATATCAGCGGCAGCCGGATCTTCTTCGTTATCCGGTGTGGCCCCGGGAGAGAGGGGAAAGCGCAGACACATTGTTGCGAAGGGCACTCCGGCCATTCCTTTCTCTGTACCGGCGATTATCTCCGGAGGGGAAACGGCGGTTGATCCGGGAAATGGATGGCTACTCCATGGAGACCTATCTTCGTCACAACCCATGGGGGGCGGCGCTGTCTCCGGAGGCAGTGGAGATGATCAAGGTGATTTGGGACCTGGAAGGTTTATCGGAAAATTCCTTTCTCGGCATCCTGGAGATTCTCGATCTCTTTCTGAATCCCCGGCTGCATTTCTACGAGATCACCGGTGGTTTTGACCGACTGCCCGGGGCATTTCTGCCCCAACTGAAAGAGGAGATCCGGTTGCGGCAACAGATGGTGAAGATCCGTCAGGAGCCGGATCGTGTGCTGATCTACACCCGGAACCGGGAGACAGGCAAGCTGGAGCAATATGGAGGGGACACAGCCATCGTAACTATTCCTTTCTCTGTCCTGCGCTGGGTGGACGTGGAGCCCCGGGCCTCCTTCTCCCATAACAAATGGAAGGCGATCCGGGAGCTCCAATATATTCCCACAGTCAAAACCGGACTTCAATTTAAGAGCCGGTTCTGGGAGCAGGAAGGTCATCAGGGCGGAAAAGCGGTGACAGATCTGCCAATCCGCTTCGTCTACTATCCCAATCACGGGATCGGAAGCGACGGTCCCGGGGTTGTTCTGGCCAGCTACACCTGGGGGGATGACGCCGCCCCCTGGAACAGTTTGTCGGCGGATGAACGGATCTCACGGGCCTTGGAAAATGTGGCCCGGTTGCACGGTCCCCGGGTATATCGGGAGTTTGTCACCGGCTCTTCCTTCAGCTGGACCCGCCATCCTTGGAGTGCGGGGTCCTTCTCCCTGTATGAACCGCTTCAGTACACCGAGCTGTTTCCCTTTATTCCCACTCCGGAGGGGAGGGTTCACTTTGCCGGGGAACACACCTCATCCAACCCGGGCTGGATCGAGGGTGCCATTGAATCGGGGATCCGGGCGGCGGTGGAGGTGAACGGGGACAGGAGGAGAAAATGATTGAGATCAGAGAGGCCTGGTAACCCATCGAAAAGGGAACCATCTCTGGACGAAACTTGCATACCTGTGCTATTCGGCAGGGTCGCGCCCCCGTCGAAGTAACCCGCGGACCTTTGCTACAGGGGTGGGTTACTTCTATTTAAAGCCACATAAACTGCCAATGCTTGTACAACAACACCGGCTGCCTTGACGATCAGGCCAGGGTGTGTCTGATAAATCTCCGGGCCGAGTCGGTCGGGATTGGGTTTCACATGTCGTTTTCGTTGTTCTTACGATCCAAAATCACTCCATGTGAAACCCAAGCCTCCCTCTGTTACTCACACAACGTCTCACATACCACGAAAAATTGAATTACCAGACAGACACGCCCTGAGAAGTTCCATCAGCCGCACCCCCTCTCTGTCGAGAGGGAGTGCGGCCGCCCGCCTTTGGCACCATATAAATTCAGAATAGAATATCTATATCAAGCGGGAATTCCACGGGGGTTCTGACAGGTGGGGTTACTTACATATGTTGATAGAGGGAAGGGGGACGAAGGGTGTTGACCATCGCGGAACAACAACGGGTGAAAAGGATCCGGCGCAGTTTGACCAAACTGCACTTACAAGTGACGGTGTCCAAGGGGGAGCATTCTCCGGCTGAGCTGAGGACGGCGGTGGACAATCTGTGCCGGGTGGGGGAAATGCTGGCCGGAATGCACTTGCTGGAGGATCAAAAGCTTCCTTTACGGGAGATTGAAGAACGCATCCGGCTTGCCGAAGGTGTATTGTTGAAGCGGGAGCCGGTGGGAAAATAAGATCAGGCCACATGGAAGAAGGGAGCCCGCTGCAGGGTTTCTTTTTTTTTATGTGGGCGGACTGAGAGAACTCAAGATTCAAGGTTTGGGGAGGTCTTGCAAACATCATTAAAAATGTCGCTAAATGTATTGAAAGATGCCCCCGATTATTTACAATGGTTATGGTATCCAAATAAAGGCGGAGTAGCTCCTTTTTGGAGCGTATGTATCTGGATTTGGTTCGGACGGATCCGTCCCCTATCCGGCCTACCCTGCTGAAAAACAACTGTTGGGAGTGAACAACCTGTTGCTGCCTCTCGAAGTCAAAACAGAAAAAACATTTGCCCTTACCCGAATGTGGAAGTACTTGCTGCTTTTTTTCATTTTGTTTGTGTCGGCGTTGTGCCTGGCTGCATTTCCCCTGTTTTTCAGGGTGGAAGGGGAAGTCATCTCCTTTGATTGGGAACCGGGTATGGAAGCGATTCTTCAGTTTTTGACGGGAACGGATGGGCACGCCCCGGGTTCTGTCCGGGATTTAACCGATTACAGCAACTTTGGGGAGATGTTCGGGTATTCGGCTTTCACGCTTTGGTTTGCCGGGACCCTGGTTTTGCTGGTGGGAGTGCCGGCGGGAATGTTTTTTTCCAAAATAAGCGGATGGCCAAAATCTGTGGTGGGTTTCCTGGGGATCATCCCCGACTTTGTGCTGGCGATCTTCCTGCAGTTGGTTGTGATTCTGATTTACCGGAAAAGTGGAATTCTGGTTCTGGAGGTTGCTTCCGTCTATGACCAGGTGGCGTGGGTTTTACCCATGATCACGTTGACCTTGGTGCCCTTGGTCTACTTGGTGCAATTTGTTTCCGGCAGAACCCGACAGATACTTACGGAGGACTTTATCCGAACGGCCAAAGCAAAGGGCCTGAGCCGGATCAAGATCTATATGCACCATGTTTTTCGAAATCTTCTCCCCTCCATCAGGGGTCAGCTTCACCAGCTGAATGCCACCCTGCTGGGAAATCTGCTCATCATTGAGTACTGGTTTAATTCACCTGGCATCACCCGGTTTCTCGATACCCGGGATTACTATTACCCACTGATGGCAAAAACCTTGATCTGTCTAATCCTTATTTATTGGATCGCCTATGGATGGATGAGACTCTTATTGTGGCTGATCGGAAAGAGGTTGGCTCATGATTAAGTCAGGAAAGCTGGCCATGTGGATCGGGGTCGGAATGCTTGGGATCTTCGTCCTGTTGGCTTGGGTTGGACCTGCCATTGCTCCATATGCACCGGATCATGAGCAGGCGGTGGAGTTCAAAAAGATCAACGGAATCACAGAGGTGAGCACTGCTCCCTCTCCTCCATCGAAAGAGCATTGGTTTGGCACGGATCGTTACGGTCGGGACCTTTTGACTTTGTATCTGTATGGATTGAAATACACGGTCTTTGTTCCCGTGGTCATCGTTTTTCTTCAGTTGTTCCTCGGTGTCAGCCTCGGCTGCTGGGCGGGTTTGTCGGGGCGTCGTCGGCCTGTTTCTCATCAGGTGACGGGGGGATTGGGGAGTATTCCGGTGATTATCGTTTTGTATTTCCTTTTATACCGATTGGGGACGAACACCCCTGTGCCCGTGATTTACTTGATCTTGCTTCAGGGCGGCATACTGGTGGTGATGGGGATCGGTCCGGTCGCTTCCGCCATACAGCAGAGAACGGAAGAATTAAAAGGGAGGTTGTCATTTACGGTCTCCCTTCATCTGGGTGCCTCCCATCGATGGCTCTTTCGGAAACATCTCTTTCCTTTTTTAAAGGAGGATCTCATGCTCCTTTTCCTGAAAAATATGATTTCCACTCTCAACTTGATCGGTCAATTGAGTGTTCTCGGTGTTTTTCTCGGAGGTACGATCGAGAAGGTTTCACCGACCGGGATGGAGTCTGTTTCCCGTTCTTTTGAAACCATCGGTTTGATTGCTCAGGAAAGGGGAGCTTTGATCGCGGGGCATGATTGGTTGATCCTTTCTCCCTTGGCGGGTTATCTGCTGTTGTTGTCGGCTTGGTATTTGCTTTTGTCAGCCATGGAGAAGAAAACTGAAGGGAAATACAGTCTGTATCCACATCTGTAACCATCATAAGAACCCCCTTCCCATAGCGGGAAGGGGGTTTGGTCATTTTTTCTCTATCAATTCCAACCGATTGCCGAAGGGGTCCCGCAGTTCGAAGCGGTCAAAGCCCGGGATGGGGATGGAGTCCAGGATGGCGGCGCCCTGTTCCGTCAGATGGCGACGCCAGGATTCCAGATCCTCCACTTGGTAGGCCAGGTGGGCCTTGGTTCGGTTGCGGTCCACTCCGTCCTCGGTTCCGACGTGGGTCTCCACATCCCCGAGCCGGAGCCAGAATCCGCCCCGGCCTTTCAGACTGTCAGGCTTGGGAATCTCCGTGAGTCCCATCACCTCACAGTAAAAATGACGGGCCTCCTCTTCCGCCCCTCGGGGGATGGTGATCTGTGCGTGGTGAATGCGGAGAGGCTTCATCTTCATTGGTTGTTCAGGATCTGACGCAGAACGGTCTGCAGGATCCCGCCGTTCCGGTAGTACTCGATATCCACCTGGCTGTCGAGGCGGACGATCCCCTGGAATTCCACCTTGGAGCCATCCTCTTTGGTGGCGGTCACCTTCACTTTTTGGAAGGGTTGCACCTCATCGTTCAGCCCTTCGATGTCGAAGGTTTCTTCACCGGTCAGGCCGAGGGACTGCCAGCTGTCTCCCTCTTCAAATTGCAGCGGCAGTACGCCCATGCCGACCAGGTTGCTGCGGTGAATCCGCTCAAAGCTCTCAGCGATGACCGCTTTGACACCGAGGAGATTGGTCCCTTTGGCCGCCCAGTCCCGGGAGCTTCCGGTACCGTACTCTTTACCGGCCAGAACCACCAGCGGGGTGTTCTCTTCCTTGTATTTCATGGCTGCATCGTAGATGGCCATTGTTTCCCCGGAGGGCACGTGCTTGGTGAAGCCGCCTTCCGTTCCCGGGACCATCTGGTTGCGGATGCGGATGTTGGCGAAGGTGCCCCGGGTCATGACGCGGTCGTTCCCCCGGCGGGAGCCGTAGGAGTTGAAGTCCCGGGGTTGCACACCGTGCTCCTTCAGATACTTTCCGGCGGGGCTGCTGGGAGCGATGGCGCCGGCGGGGGAGATATGGTCCGTGGTCACGGAGTCCTTGAGCAGGGCCATGGCACGGGCGCCCTTGATCTCCCGGATCGGTTCCACTTCGGGAGACAGGTCTGTGAAGAAGGGCGGCTCCTGGATGTAGGTGGAGGCTTCGTCCCACTCGTACAGCTCTCCCTCAGGCGTATCCATCTGGTTCCAGCGCTCATTGGCATCGAAGACACTGGCATATTGTTTCCGGAACTGATCGGCGTTCATCGACGCGGCCACCGTCTGCTGGATCTCTTCGTTGGTGGGCCAGATGTCATGGAAATAGACCGGATTGCCATCGGGATCGTGGCCGATGGGATCCTTGGCAAAGTCGATGTTGACCGTGCCGGCCAGGGCATAGGCGACCACCAGCGGCGGGGACGCCAGATAGTTGGCTTTGACGTCGGGGTGGATCCGGCCTTCAAAGTTCCGGTTACCGGACAGGACCGAGGCCACGGTCAAATCGTTGTCGTTGATGGCCTTGCTGATCTCCTCCGGCAGCGGTCCACTGTTTCCGATGCAGGTGGCGCAACCGTAACCGGCCAGGGTGAAGCCCAGCTTGTTCAGGGAGTTCAACATGCCGGATTTCTCCAGGTACTCGGTGACGACCTTGGATCCCGGTGTCAGGCTGGTTTTCACGTAGGGCTTGACGGTCAGTCCTTTCTGCACCGCCTTGTGGGCCACCAATGCCGCACCCAGCATCACCGACGGGTTGGAGGTGTTGGTGCAGCTGGTGATGGCGGCGATGACCACATCCCCGTGCCCCAGCTCGAAGGTTTCCCCGTTGTAGTTGACCTCCACTTTTTTGTCGTTTTCCTGAACCCCGAAGCCGCCCTCTTCGATCGGCTTTTTCAGGGTTTCATTCCAGTTTTTCTGCATGTCGGTCAACTCGATCCGGTCCTGGGGACGACGCGGACCTGCGAGGCTGGGCTTCACATCACCCAGATCCAGTTCAACGGTGTCGGTGAAGACCGGATCCGGCGTATCATCGGTGCGGAACATGTCCTGGGCGACGTAGTATTCCTTGACCAGTTGCACCAGCTCTTCGTCGCGACCGGTGTTGCGCAGGTAGTTGAGGGATTCCTCATCCACCGGGAAGAAGCCCATGGTGGCGCCGTACTCCGGAGCCATGTTGGCCACGGTGGCACGGTCAGCCAGGCTGATGTTGGACAGACCCGGGCCGTAGAATTCCACAAATTTGCCGACGACACCTTTTTTGCGCAACAACTGGGTGACCGTCAGGGCCAGGTCCGTGGCGGTGGCTCCTTCAGCCAGTTGCCCGGTCAATTTGAAGCCGATCACATCAGGGGTGAGGAAGTAGAGGGGTTGCCCCAGCATCCCGGCTTCGGCCTCGATGCCGCCGACGCCCCAGCCGAGCACACCCAAGCCGTTGATCATGGTGGTGTGGGAGTCGGTCCCCACGAGGGAGTCGGGATAAACTTCGATTTCGCCGTCCACTTCCCGGGTCTGGGCCACTTTGGCCAGGTATTCCAGGTTGACCTGGTGCACAATCCCGGTGGCCGGAGGCACGGCCCGGAAGTTGTCGAAGGCGTCGGTCGCCCAACGCAGGAGGCGGTAACGCTCCTCGTTCCGCTCAAATTCCCGGTCCATATTGTAGGCGAGAGCATCCTCGGTGCCAAATTT is part of the Kroppenstedtia eburnea genome and harbors:
- a CDS encoding flavin monoamine oxidase family protein, producing MPLGSLKDGEMIRIIRTGLTRTHHPQKVIIVGAGMAGLVAASLLKDAGHRVEILEASGRIGGRILTIRSPFTDGLYMEAGAMRIPGNHFLVFEYLRKWGLTVTPFQNDTPMDLICVNGVRIRQWEYQRQPDLLRYPVWPRERGESADTLLRRALRPFLSLYRRLSPEGKRRLIREMDGYSMETYLRHNPWGAALSPEAVEMIKVIWDLEGLSENSFLGILEILDLFLNPRLHFYEITGGFDRLPGAFLPQLKEEIRLRQQMVKIRQEPDRVLIYTRNRETGKLEQYGGDTAIVTIPFSVLRWVDVEPRASFSHNKWKAIRELQYIPTVKTGLQFKSRFWEQEGHQGGKAVTDLPIRFVYYPNHGIGSDGPGVVLASYTWGDDAAPWNSLSADERISRALENVARLHGPRVYREFVTGSSFSWTRHPWSAGSFSLYEPLQYTELFPFIPTPEGRVHFAGEHTSSNPGWIEGAIESGIRAAVEVNGDRRRK
- the acnA gene encoding aconitate hydratase AcnA; the protein is MSKKDLYGVRQKLTAGGKDYVYYSLKGLDEKGVGEISRLPFSIKVLLEAAVRQYDGHSVTKEHIEQLANWASQTDKTEVAFKPARIVLQDFTGVPAVVDLAALRSAMDRVGGDPKRINPLIPVDLVIDHSVMVDKFGTEDALAYNMDREFERNEERYRLLRWATDAFDNFRAVPPATGIVHQVNLEYLAKVAQTREVDGEIEVYPDSLVGTDSHTTMINGLGVLGWGVGGIEAEAGMLGQPLYFLTPDVIGFKLTGQLAEGATATDLALTVTQLLRKKGVVGKFVEFYGPGLSNISLADRATVANMAPEYGATMGFFPVDEESLNYLRNTGRDEELVQLVKEYYVAQDMFRTDDTPDPVFTDTVELDLGDVKPSLAGPRRPQDRIELTDMQKNWNETLKKPIEEGGFGVQENDKKVEVNYNGETFELGHGDVVIAAITSCTNTSNPSVMLGAALVAHKAVQKGLTVKPYVKTSLTPGSKVVTEYLEKSGMLNSLNKLGFTLAGYGCATCIGNSGPLPEEISKAINDNDLTVASVLSGNRNFEGRIHPDVKANYLASPPLVVAYALAGTVNIDFAKDPIGHDPDGNPVYFHDIWPTNEEIQQTVAASMNADQFRKQYASVFDANERWNQMDTPEGELYEWDEASTYIQEPPFFTDLSPEVEPIREIKGARAMALLKDSVTTDHISPAGAIAPSSPAGKYLKEHGVQPRDFNSYGSRRGNDRVMTRGTFANIRIRNQMVPGTEGGFTKHVPSGETMAIYDAAMKYKEENTPLVVLAGKEYGTGSSRDWAAKGTNLLGVKAVIAESFERIHRSNLVGMGVLPLQFEEGDSWQSLGLTGEETFDIEGLNDEVQPFQKVKVTATKEDGSKVEFQGIVRLDSQVDIEYYRNGGILQTVLRQILNNQ
- the thiC gene encoding phosphomethylpyrimidine synthase ThiC, translated to MTDQETTFPNSRKVHLTGSREDIRVPMREIRLQSTTTESQGRVDHPPLHVYDTSGPYTDPDQSPNPQTGLPPLRRNWILERQDTEVHEEELKTAVKESSPVPGPKRKPLRAQPGRTVTQLHYARRGIITPEMEFIALREGVDPEFVRSEVAAGRAIIPANINHPETEPMIIGKKFHVKVNANIGNSAVTSSIEEEVEKMVWATRWGADTIMDLSTGKNIHTTREWILRNSPVPIGTVPIYQALEKVNGEPEKLTWEIYRETLIEQAEQGVDYFTIHAGVLLRYIPLTVDRVTGIVSRGGSIMAAWCLAHHQENFLYTRFREICEILRSYDIAVSLGDGLRPGSIADANDEAQFAELNTLAELTRIAWEYDVQVMVEGPGHIPMDKIKINVDIQQQLCKEAPFYTLGPLTTDIAPGYDHITSAIGAALIAWHGTAMLCYVTPKEHLGLPNKEDVKEGVIAYKIAAHAADLAKGLPRAKMRDDALSKARFEFRWEDQFNLSLDPERARSFHDETLPAEPAKTAHFCSMCGPKFCSMRITQDIRQYAAERGLFPDDAVKQGMEEKAEEFRSGGFNLYR
- a CDS encoding ABC transporter ATP-binding protein, producing the protein MRLRIEWTHVDKWVGTDDEQKGGDPSRRRRRGLLDFTVTLREGITVVLGPEASGKSTLLRVTSTVSVPDDGRITYVLDDQSYVWSRRMAAKGGAPPVASLRRKIGYVPPYRRLQMDLGLEESLVDLALYHGVSHPKRRAVETVARWGLAAYRRHPLRELPEHVASRYLMASSLVGDPVLWVVDEPSADLEDWGYRLFLAELKRRRGKGITLIATDDLELAEEADYLLLMESGSCRRIGQRKLLTSSVPDGTVASWYQAMQTFTARKTTHKR
- a CDS encoding VOC family protein, whose amino-acid sequence is MKMKPLRIHHAQITIPRGAEEEARHFYCEVMGLTEIPKPDSLKGRGGFWLRLGDVETHVGTEDGVDRNRTKAHLAYQVEDLESWRRHLTEQGAAILDSIPIPGFDRFELRDPFGNRLELIEKK
- a CDS encoding ABC transporter permease subunit — translated: MLLFFILFVSALCLAAFPLFFRVEGEVISFDWEPGMEAILQFLTGTDGHAPGSVRDLTDYSNFGEMFGYSAFTLWFAGTLVLLVGVPAGMFFSKISGWPKSVVGFLGIIPDFVLAIFLQLVVILIYRKSGILVLEVASVYDQVAWVLPMITLTLVPLVYLVQFVSGRTRQILTEDFIRTAKAKGLSRIKIYMHHVFRNLLPSIRGQLHQLNATLLGNLLIIEYWFNSPGITRFLDTRDYYYPLMAKTLICLILIYWIAYGWMRLLLWLIGKRLAHD